A portion of the Hylaeus volcanicus isolate JK05 unplaced genomic scaffold, UHH_iyHylVolc1.0_haploid 12237, whole genome shotgun sequence genome contains these proteins:
- the LOC128884050 gene encoding allantoicase-like isoform X2: MGGHQKTTTPRVDRRRRNTHQQNLASSVFREAIPSPCVAQKSSLNMERTSQPTFKSTITTPITYVNEESSKCHSFNYEQEDSCFVNVHQCNSIEKETFDRDDTNLMDNQAIVKKRPHLEKSITNEESVGASDTPNFLKKQWVHSFLPKLRAPRLSLPLKKLLLKKKNSLPFLPNKSAIRKNILFSPQTSNLSTRASFDMLNPGLSTTPYFTRLNDLASEDFNGNIIYCTDDFFSPVKNILKSTLPQKREPFENVDGWETRRKKTTGHNWCLIQLGTPGRIYGIEINTRYLGDDCAPYISVEAANCSKLENDIREHLQKKGLASYDPQIVNELENLQLESEMNNLLKEKKLENSTQWNDIVSMMPLSSSEHSEASKFFIETNQKNLFPVVTHLRLNLFPDGGIARIRVYGVACNEFNLGKTINVACVLNGAVVIGCSNESRGISKKLLYPSVPKCMADGWLTARNPGRYPYIEQDSMSGDPLNLVGEHWVIIKLGMKIQSIAYIEIDTSYFIGNAPNKIEIETANISSHVDLHDIQAQQQLLVTDRTNGGLWEKLLLPTTVKPNRNHYLYLQETFHTPSFHNASTSNDSCGIIALKPSFPYEKKPVTHIKLTIFPDGGVQRIRVWSKTCEL, encoded by the exons ATGGGTGGTCATCAAAAAACAACAACACCGCGCGTTGATCGTCGTCGCCGTAACACACACCAACAAAATTTGGCTAGCTCCGTTTTCCGTGAAGCGATACCTTCTCCTTGTGTAGCGCAAAAGTCTTCATTGAATATGGAAAGAACTTCTCAACCAACGTTCAAGTCAACAATAACCACACCAATCACTTATGTGAACGAAGAATCATCAAAATgtcattcatttaattatgaaCAAGAAGATTCTTGTTTTGTGAATGTTCATCAGTGTAATTCAATAGAAAAGGAAACTTTCGATCGAGATGATACAAACTTGATGGATAATCAAGCTATAGTAAAAAAACGTCCACATTTGGAAAAAAGTATCACAAATGAAGAATCAGTGGGTGCTTCCGATACtccaa attttctcaaaaaacaaTGGGTTCATTCTTTTTTGCCCAAATTACGTGCACCTCGACTTTCGCTTCCTTTAAAGAAActcttgttaaaaaaaaaaaattctttaccaTTTTTACCCAACAAGAGTGCCataaggaaaaatatattattttcacctCAAACTTCCAACTTGTCAACAAGAGCGTCTTTTGACATGTTAAATCCAGGTCTTTCCACGACTCCATATTTCACACGCTTAAATG ACCTTGCTTCAGAggattttaatggaaatattatttattgtactgatgattttttctctcctgtaaaaaatattttaaaaagtactCTTCCTCAAAAAAGAGAGCCTTTT GAAAATGTGGATGGTTGGGAAACACGTCGAAAAAAAACAACTGGGCACAATTGGTGTTTAATTCAATTAGGAACTCCAG gTCGAATATATGGAATTGAAATCAATACACGTTATCTGGGAGATGACTGTGCACCTTACATTTCAGTGGAAGCGGCGAATTGctcaaaattagaaaatg ATATTCGAGAACATCTTCAAAAAAAGGGTTTAGCATCGTATGATCCCCAAATTGTCAATGAATTAGAAAATCTTCAATTAGAATCAGAGATGAACAATctattaaaggaaaaaaaattagagaatTCAACACAGTGGAATGATATCGTTTCcat GATGCCTCTTTCTAGTTCTGAACATAGTGAAGCatccaaattttttatagaaacaaatcaaaaaaatttgtttcctgTTGTGACCCATttaagattaaatttgtttcctgATGGCGGGATTGCTCGAATAAGAGTGTACGGAGTTGCATGCAACGAATTCAATTTGGGGAAAACGATCAATGTCGCATGTGTACTAAATGG aGCGGTTGTCATAGGTTGTAGTAACGAAAGTCGAGGAATtagtaaaaaattactttatccGTCCGTTCCGAAATGTATGGCGGATGGATGGCTAACAGCAAG AAATCCAGGACGCTATCCGTATATTGAGCAAGATTCAATGTCAGGAGATCCTTTGAATTTGGTCGGTGAACATTGGGTCATTATAAAACTTggaatgaaaa TCCAAAGTATAGCgtatattgaaattgatacatcatattttattggaaatgcGCCTAACAAGATAGAAATAGAg ACAGCAAATATATCTTCTCATGTTGATTTACACGATATACAAGCGCAACAACAACTTTTAGTAACAGATAGAACGAATGGAGGTCTTTGGGAAAAACTT CTTTTACCAACAACTGTGAAACCTAATCGAAATCATTACCTGTACTTACAAGAAACATTCCACACACCTTCTTTTCACAATGCCTCAACTTCGAATGATTCATGCGGAATAATCGCTTTAAAACCATCGTTTCCTTATGAGAAAAAGCCAGTTACACATATTAAACTCACTATTTTTCCAGATGGG GGAGTACAACGCATACGCGTTTGGTCCAAGACCTGTGAGCTATAA
- the LOC128884050 gene encoding allantoicase-like isoform X1, producing the protein MGGHQKTTTPRVDRRRRNTHQQNLASSVFREAIPSPCVAQKSSLNMERTSQPTFKSTITTPITYVNEESSKCHSFNYEQEDSCFVNVHQCNSIEKETFDRDDTNLMDNQAIVKKRPHLEKSITNEESVGASDTPSKKKRTFSLFWRPESSSFSPNEFTSFCSSDSIFSSLDFLKKQWVHSFLPKLRAPRLSLPLKKLLLKKKNSLPFLPNKSAIRKNILFSPQTSNLSTRASFDMLNPGLSTTPYFTRLNDLASEDFNGNIIYCTDDFFSPVKNILKSTLPQKREPFENVDGWETRRKKTTGHNWCLIQLGTPGRIYGIEINTRYLGDDCAPYISVEAANCSKLENDIREHLQKKGLASYDPQIVNELENLQLESEMNNLLKEKKLENSTQWNDIVSMMPLSSSEHSEASKFFIETNQKNLFPVVTHLRLNLFPDGGIARIRVYGVACNEFNLGKTINVACVLNGAVVIGCSNESRGISKKLLYPSVPKCMADGWLTARNPGRYPYIEQDSMSGDPLNLVGEHWVIIKLGMKIQSIAYIEIDTSYFIGNAPNKIEIETANISSHVDLHDIQAQQQLLVTDRTNGGLWEKLLLPTTVKPNRNHYLYLQETFHTPSFHNASTSNDSCGIIALKPSFPYEKKPVTHIKLTIFPDGGVQRIRVWSKTCEL; encoded by the exons ATGGGTGGTCATCAAAAAACAACAACACCGCGCGTTGATCGTCGTCGCCGTAACACACACCAACAAAATTTGGCTAGCTCCGTTTTCCGTGAAGCGATACCTTCTCCTTGTGTAGCGCAAAAGTCTTCATTGAATATGGAAAGAACTTCTCAACCAACGTTCAAGTCAACAATAACCACACCAATCACTTATGTGAACGAAGAATCATCAAAATgtcattcatttaattatgaaCAAGAAGATTCTTGTTTTGTGAATGTTCATCAGTGTAATTCAATAGAAAAGGAAACTTTCGATCGAGATGATACAAACTTGATGGATAATCAAGCTATAGTAAAAAAACGTCCACATTTGGAAAAAAGTATCACAAATGAAGAATCAGTGGGTGCTTCCGATACtccaagtaaaaaaaaacgaacgttttctttattttggcGCCCCGAATCATCTTCATTTTCACCAAATGAATTCACGTCTTTTTGTTCAagcgattcaattttttcctctttagattttctcaaaaaacaaTGGGTTCATTCTTTTTTGCCCAAATTACGTGCACCTCGACTTTCGCTTCCTTTAAAGAAActcttgttaaaaaaaaaaaattctttaccaTTTTTACCCAACAAGAGTGCCataaggaaaaatatattattttcacctCAAACTTCCAACTTGTCAACAAGAGCGTCTTTTGACATGTTAAATCCAGGTCTTTCCACGACTCCATATTTCACACGCTTAAATG ACCTTGCTTCAGAggattttaatggaaatattatttattgtactgatgattttttctctcctgtaaaaaatattttaaaaagtactCTTCCTCAAAAAAGAGAGCCTTTT GAAAATGTGGATGGTTGGGAAACACGTCGAAAAAAAACAACTGGGCACAATTGGTGTTTAATTCAATTAGGAACTCCAG gTCGAATATATGGAATTGAAATCAATACACGTTATCTGGGAGATGACTGTGCACCTTACATTTCAGTGGAAGCGGCGAATTGctcaaaattagaaaatg ATATTCGAGAACATCTTCAAAAAAAGGGTTTAGCATCGTATGATCCCCAAATTGTCAATGAATTAGAAAATCTTCAATTAGAATCAGAGATGAACAATctattaaaggaaaaaaaattagagaatTCAACACAGTGGAATGATATCGTTTCcat GATGCCTCTTTCTAGTTCTGAACATAGTGAAGCatccaaattttttatagaaacaaatcaaaaaaatttgtttcctgTTGTGACCCATttaagattaaatttgtttcctgATGGCGGGATTGCTCGAATAAGAGTGTACGGAGTTGCATGCAACGAATTCAATTTGGGGAAAACGATCAATGTCGCATGTGTACTAAATGG aGCGGTTGTCATAGGTTGTAGTAACGAAAGTCGAGGAATtagtaaaaaattactttatccGTCCGTTCCGAAATGTATGGCGGATGGATGGCTAACAGCAAG AAATCCAGGACGCTATCCGTATATTGAGCAAGATTCAATGTCAGGAGATCCTTTGAATTTGGTCGGTGAACATTGGGTCATTATAAAACTTggaatgaaaa TCCAAAGTATAGCgtatattgaaattgatacatcatattttattggaaatgcGCCTAACAAGATAGAAATAGAg ACAGCAAATATATCTTCTCATGTTGATTTACACGATATACAAGCGCAACAACAACTTTTAGTAACAGATAGAACGAATGGAGGTCTTTGGGAAAAACTT CTTTTACCAACAACTGTGAAACCTAATCGAAATCATTACCTGTACTTACAAGAAACATTCCACACACCTTCTTTTCACAATGCCTCAACTTCGAATGATTCATGCGGAATAATCGCTTTAAAACCATCGTTTCCTTATGAGAAAAAGCCAGTTACACATATTAAACTCACTATTTTTCCAGATGGG GGAGTACAACGCATACGCGTTTGGTCCAAGACCTGTGAGCTATAA
- the LOC128884050 gene encoding uncharacterized protein LOC128884050 isoform X3 translates to MGGHQKTTTPRVDRRRRNTHQQNLASSVFREAIPSPCVAQKSSLNMERTSQPTFKSTITTPITYVNEESSKCHSFNYEQEDSCFVNVHQCNSIEKETFDRDDTNLMDNQAIVKKRPHLEKSITNEESVGASDTPSKKKRTFSLFWRPESSSFSPNEFTSFCSSDSIFSSLDFLKKQWVHSFLPKLRAPRLSLPLKKLLLKKKNSLPFLPNKSAIRKNILFSPQTSNLSTRASFDMLNPGLSTTPYFTRLNDLASEDFNGNIIYCTDDFFSPVKNILKSTLPQKREPFENVDGWETRRKKTTGHNWCLIQLGTPGRIYGIEINTRYLGDDCAPYISVEAANCSKLENDIREHLQKKGLASYDPQIVNELENLQLESEMNNLLKEKKLENSTQWNDIVSMMPLSSSEHSEASKFFIETNQKNLFPVVTHLRLNLFPDGGIARIRVYGVACNEFNLGKTINVACVLNGAVVIGCSNESRGISKKLLYPSVPKCMADGWLTARNPGRYPYIEQDSMSGDPLNLVGEHWVIIKLGMKIQSIAYIEIDTSYFIGNAPNKIEIETANISSHVDLHDIQAQQQLLVTDRTNGGLWEKL, encoded by the exons ATGGGTGGTCATCAAAAAACAACAACACCGCGCGTTGATCGTCGTCGCCGTAACACACACCAACAAAATTTGGCTAGCTCCGTTTTCCGTGAAGCGATACCTTCTCCTTGTGTAGCGCAAAAGTCTTCATTGAATATGGAAAGAACTTCTCAACCAACGTTCAAGTCAACAATAACCACACCAATCACTTATGTGAACGAAGAATCATCAAAATgtcattcatttaattatgaaCAAGAAGATTCTTGTTTTGTGAATGTTCATCAGTGTAATTCAATAGAAAAGGAAACTTTCGATCGAGATGATACAAACTTGATGGATAATCAAGCTATAGTAAAAAAACGTCCACATTTGGAAAAAAGTATCACAAATGAAGAATCAGTGGGTGCTTCCGATACtccaagtaaaaaaaaacgaacgttttctttattttggcGCCCCGAATCATCTTCATTTTCACCAAATGAATTCACGTCTTTTTGTTCAagcgattcaattttttcctctttagattttctcaaaaaacaaTGGGTTCATTCTTTTTTGCCCAAATTACGTGCACCTCGACTTTCGCTTCCTTTAAAGAAActcttgttaaaaaaaaaaaattctttaccaTTTTTACCCAACAAGAGTGCCataaggaaaaatatattattttcacctCAAACTTCCAACTTGTCAACAAGAGCGTCTTTTGACATGTTAAATCCAGGTCTTTCCACGACTCCATATTTCACACGCTTAAATG ACCTTGCTTCAGAggattttaatggaaatattatttattgtactgatgattttttctctcctgtaaaaaatattttaaaaagtactCTTCCTCAAAAAAGAGAGCCTTTT GAAAATGTGGATGGTTGGGAAACACGTCGAAAAAAAACAACTGGGCACAATTGGTGTTTAATTCAATTAGGAACTCCAG gTCGAATATATGGAATTGAAATCAATACACGTTATCTGGGAGATGACTGTGCACCTTACATTTCAGTGGAAGCGGCGAATTGctcaaaattagaaaatg ATATTCGAGAACATCTTCAAAAAAAGGGTTTAGCATCGTATGATCCCCAAATTGTCAATGAATTAGAAAATCTTCAATTAGAATCAGAGATGAACAATctattaaaggaaaaaaaattagagaatTCAACACAGTGGAATGATATCGTTTCcat GATGCCTCTTTCTAGTTCTGAACATAGTGAAGCatccaaattttttatagaaacaaatcaaaaaaatttgtttcctgTTGTGACCCATttaagattaaatttgtttcctgATGGCGGGATTGCTCGAATAAGAGTGTACGGAGTTGCATGCAACGAATTCAATTTGGGGAAAACGATCAATGTCGCATGTGTACTAAATGG aGCGGTTGTCATAGGTTGTAGTAACGAAAGTCGAGGAATtagtaaaaaattactttatccGTCCGTTCCGAAATGTATGGCGGATGGATGGCTAACAGCAAG AAATCCAGGACGCTATCCGTATATTGAGCAAGATTCAATGTCAGGAGATCCTTTGAATTTGGTCGGTGAACATTGGGTCATTATAAAACTTggaatgaaaa TCCAAAGTATAGCgtatattgaaattgatacatcatattttattggaaatgcGCCTAACAAGATAGAAATAGAg ACAGCAAATATATCTTCTCATGTTGATTTACACGATATACAAGCGCAACAACAACTTTTAGTAACAGATAGAACGAATGGAGGTCTTTGGGAAAAACTT TGA